The window GGCCGGCTGGTACTGGACCCAGCGGGGCCGGCCCGACGTCGACATCCGGGGTGTCGGCGGCCCGCCGGTGCGGATCGTCGAGGCCGACACGGGGCGGCTGCTCGGCACCGTCGACGCGGCGACCTCGCACTCGACCGTGCATTCCGGCGCCGTCTATCTGCACCAGGGCGTGAGCTTCGTCGTCGAGGAGCTCGACCTGGAGGAGTCGGTCGCCTTCGCGGCCCAGGCCGCGCCGGACTGGACGACGACGGCCCGCGACCACACCGACATCCGGATCGTCGAGCAGACCAGGGCACGGGTCGTCGACCGTGACCTGGCCGTGTATTTCGGCACGGTCGAGGTGACCAGCCAGGTGGTCGGCTACCAGCGGCGGCTCATCACCACCGGCGAGGTGCTCGGAGACGTCCCGCTCGACCTGCCGCCCCGCCACCTGCGTACCCGGGGGGTCTGGTACGTGGTCTCGGACGGGTTGTTGGCGGATGCCGGCGTCAAGCGGGCCGACGTGCCGGGCGCGGTGCACGCCGCCGAGCACGCCGCGATCGGGCTGCTGCCGCTGTTCGCCACCTGTGACCGCTGGGACATCGGCGGTGTGTCGACCGCGCTGCATCCGGACACCGAGCAGACGACGGTGTTCGTCTACGACGGCCACCCTGGCGGCGCCGGCTTCGCGGAGCGCGGCTATGGGCGTTTCGGCACCTGGCTGACGGCGACCCGTGATGCCGTGTCCGCCTGCGAGTGCCCGGCCGGGTGCCCGTCGTGCGTGCAGTCACCGAAGTGCGGCAACGGCAACGAGCCACTCGACAAGGCCGCCGCTGTCCGCCTCCTCACCACGATCCTGGGCAGGCTGGACGGGCCATGACCCGCCGGGCCGGCGGGCGCTCACCGGGCTGGCGGGCGGTGCCCAGGGCCGCCGCCGGCCGGCCTTCCAGGGTGGCGGCGAGGCCGGCCATGATCCCGGTGGGTTCGGCGAGGCCGTCGGTGGACGGCCGGCCCGGGTTCGATCATCCGCCGGCTCCCGTCTCTGCCCGGCTGGTCACTCCGATCCAGGGACCGGCACGCGAGGTGGCGGCGAGCGGCCCGAGCAGCCGCAAGGCCGGCGGCGGGTGTACCCGCGTGACGACCTCGACCGCGTCGCCGGTGGTTCGACAGGCGACGAGCTCGGCGCCGTTGCGCGCGGCGAAGACCCGTGCCCGGCCGCAGGCGGTGGCCGGGTCACCGGTGCGGTCCGACGCGGCGGCGAGCGCCGCGAGGTCCGCGCCGGTGGCCGCCTGGCGCCGGGCGAGCGAAACCGCGCTGATTGCCAGCAGGATCCCGGCCGACATCGCGAGAACCATCAGCCAGCCCAGCAGCAGCACCGTCGCCGACCCGCGATCGTCGCCGTGTCGTGCCGGCCACCTGGCTGCCGGGCTCATCCGGGAGCCGCCTCGCCTGGCCCGCCGGGTTCGACCTGCCCGCCGGCCGTTGCGGGTTCCACGGGGGCCACGGCGCTGGCCGTGACGTGGGCCGGTGGCAGCAGGGAACCCGTCGCGGCCAGCCGGGCCTGAACCGTCACCGTGACCTCGTCGGCCTGCCGGGAGATCGTGACCGTGGCGCCCGGCGGGGCGGCCAGGCGTGCCCACGCCGCGGCCCGGCCGTCGTCGTCCCCACGCGCGGCGGCCCGTGCCCCGATCCTGGCCGCCTCCTGGGCCCGGGCCTGCGCCCCGGCGGCCGCGAGCAGCCAGAGCGCGAGGAGGACGACGGCGCTGAGAGTCGGCAGCCCAAGTGCCAGCTCAGCGGTCGCCTGGCCGCTGTCGGACTGAGGCGCGTGCCCCTTGGCGGGCCGGGTCGCGTGCCCGCTGTCGTGTGGACGGCGCGGCCGTGTGCGCCTGGCGGGTGCCAGCCTCGGTCCGGCGGCCTTCGGCTGGCGGAGGTGGATCCGCGTCATCAGTTGCCTCCGAAGCGGTCAGAAGGGCAGCGTGAGCGCGCGCCGGACCACCGACATGATCATCTCCTGGGTGGCCGAGCTGCTGACGACGGCGTAGAGCACGCCCGCGAACGCGACCGCGGCGACGGTGCCCACGGCGTACTCGGCGGTCGACATGCCCGCGTCGCGGCCCGCGGCGTTCCGGCGCGCCAGGCCCCCGGACCGGGGGCGTGGGTCGTCCAGGCGGTGGGCGAGCCCGTGGGCCAGCAGCGCGCAGCCACAGAGCAACGCGGGCAGTAGGAACAGCGCTGACAGCGGGGGCATGGGCTGACACCTCCGTGGGTGGGATGCGGGGGGCTGTGATGCGGGGATATCGCCAACGTGTCCATAGGAGCGCCCCATCAGTTCGGGAGCGCGCCGGGCAGCGAGCCGAGGATGGTCGGGACCACGCCCAGGAGCAGGAACGCGGGCAGGAAGCACAACCCGAGCGGCGCTGCCGTGAGGACGCCTGCCCGCCGCGCGGCGCCGATCGCCTCGTCGTGGGACTGGGCCCGGGTGCGAGCGGCGATCCTCGTGAGCGCGTCAGCGAGCCGGGCCCCGCTGCTCTCGACCCGCCCGAACGCCAGGGCCGCCGCCACCAGCGGGCGCGCGGGACTCGCGCGCTGACCCGCGCCGGCACGCCGCCGCAGCGCGTCGAGCGGGCCGCTCGGCGCCGTGCCAGCCGCCACCAGCCGGGCCGTCGCCCGTGTCGCCGTCGCTCCCAGGCGCAGCCCGCGGGCGGCTGCCCTGAGCTCTACGCCGAGCGGGCCTGAGACTCCGGCGGCCGTGGCCTCCAGCGCCGCTGGCACGGTCGCGCCCGCGGCGAGGCAGGCGGCGACGAGGTCGAGCGCGAACGGGAGGTCCGCGAGCAGCCGGGCCCGCCGCGCCCGGTCGGGGTCGACGGGCAGCGCCGCGCCGACCAGCAACGCCGCCGCGCCCACCGCGGCCACCATCCCGGGCCCGCGCTGGCCGTGAGCGAGGAGTGCCGCGGCGGCGGCCCCGGCCACGGCCGCCAACCCGGCACCCACCGCCGTCCGCCCGGGTCGAGACCCGGACTGGCCGGACTGCCCGGCCCGCGCCCGGAGCCCGGGCTCGTCCAGGCGCGCGTCCCAGGATGCCGCCGGCTCGGCGCCGCGGGCCACCCGGTCGCCGATCCAGCGAAGCCAGCGCAGGCCAAGCAGATCGAGGGCGACCCCGGCGGTGAGGCAGGCCGAGCCCGCTGACGTGGCGAGCAGCACGTGGGCCGGCCGGGCGCCGAGCAGGGCGGCGAACAGGATGCCGACGACCGGCAGGCCCGCCACCAACCGCCCGGACGAGCGCGGCCCCGCCAGCGCGGCGGCGAGCTCGCCGGCCTGCCGGGCATCCGCCCGCGCCGCCGTGGCCAGCGTCATCGCGACCGGCGCCAACCGGGCCCCGCCGGTCCGGCAGACCCACAGGGCCGCGCCGAGCTGGCGTAGCACGGGTGTCCGGCAGCCGGCGAGCAGTCCGGTCGGATCCTCACCGGCCTCCAGCCCGGCTGAGAGCGACGCCAGCTCGTCAGCGCCCACGGCGCGGCCGTCCACGAGGGTGGCGGCGTCGCTCGCCCCGGCCAGGGCTTCAGGCAGGTCGCGGCCGAGATCGTCGGGTGCCCGCCGCCCCGCGGCGGCCATGGCCGCTCTGAGGGCGGTGTCCGGGTCGGCGCCCGCGTCGAGCTCGGCCGCGAACGCGGCCAACAGGTCCTCCGCGACCGCCCTCGCCGCCGTCAGCCGCCGCTGGGCCGCCGCCCGCCGCCCGGCGCGGATGCCGGTGGCGGCGGCCACCCCGACCAACGCGGCGAGGAGCGCGCCGGCGCGCCCCGCGACCGCGCCGGCTCCGATCACCGCCGCGACGACGGCCGCCCCCCTGATCGGTGGGGCGGCCGCCCGCGCCGTCCGCGTCGCGGCGGTCATGGCCTGGACCCGAACGGTGGCGGGAGACCGACACCGCGATCACGCAGCAGGTCGCGCAGCCAGGGCATGCCGTCCGCCGGGAGCATGCGGCCGCCCGGCGCCTCGGGCGGCGCGGGCGGCGTCGCGACCAGCGCCGGACGGACCCGCACCAGCCCGTCGGAGTCCTGGCGCAGTACGCCCACGGCGGCGACGACGCGCCGGCCGGCGTCATCCCGGCGCAGGTGGACGGTGACCTGCACGGCCGCCGCCAGCAGGCTGTGCAGGGCGGGCCGGGTCAGGCCCGCGAGCGCGCCCAGCGCCTCCATCCTGGCCGGCAGCGCGCCGGGCGCATTCCCGTGAATGGTCGTCAGGCCGCCTTCGTGCCCGGTGTTGAAGGCCACCAGCAGGTCCAGCACCTCAGGTCCCCTGACCTCCCCGACGACCAGCCGGTCGGGCCGCATCCGCAGCGCCTGCCGGACGAGGTCGCGCTGGGTGATGGCGCCCGCGCCCTCGATGTTGGGCGGCCGGCCCTGCAGCCGGACGAGGTTGTCGCGTTCCAGCGTCAGCTCGGCGGTGTCCTCCACGACCACGACGCGTTCGGCCGCGCTCACGCGGCCGAGGAGCGCGGCGAGAAGGGTCGTCTTGCCGCTGCCCGTTCCACCGGTGACGGCGATCGCCAGCCGGGCGTCGACGAGCGCGCGCAGCACGTCGACGAGCGCGTCGCCGTCGCGGCCCGCGCCACCGCCACCGCCACCGTCGACGTCACCCGTGACGAACTCGGCGAGGCCGATCGGCACCTGTCGCGGCCGGCGCAGCGACAGGCAGGTGCCACCGGCCGCCACCGGCGTGAGCACCGCGTGCAGCCGGGTGCCGTCGGGTAGCCGCGCGTCCGCGTAGGGCGCCGCCGCGTCCAGCCGCCGCCCGCCGCTGGCCGCGAGCCGGGTCGCGAGCCGGCGCACCGTGTCGTCGTCGGCGAACCAGACGGCGGCACGTTCCAGCCCCTCGCCGCGATCGACCCACACCTCAGCAGGCCCGTTCACCAGTACGTCGGTCACCGCCGGGTCGGCGAGCAGCTCGTCCAGCGGGCCTGCGCCGAACAGCTCGGCGGTGATCACCCGCCGGGTCACCTCCCGGTGGGTCTCGGGCAGC of the Pseudofrankia saprophytica genome contains:
- a CDS encoding type II secretion system F family protein — protein: MTAATRTARAAAPPIRGAAVVAAVIGAGAVAGRAGALLAALVGVAAATGIRAGRRAAAQRRLTAARAVAEDLLAAFAAELDAGADPDTALRAAMAAAGRRAPDDLGRDLPEALAGASDAATLVDGRAVGADELASLSAGLEAGEDPTGLLAGCRTPVLRQLGAALWVCRTGGARLAPVAMTLATAARADARQAGELAAALAGPRSSGRLVAGLPVVGILFAALLGARPAHVLLATSAGSACLTAGVALDLLGLRWLRWIGDRVARGAEPAASWDARLDEPGLRARAGQSGQSGSRPGRTAVGAGLAAVAGAAAAALLAHGQRGPGMVAAVGAAALLVGAALPVDPDRARRARLLADLPFALDLVAACLAAGATVPAALEATAAGVSGPLGVELRAAARGLRLGATATRATARLVAAGTAPSGPLDALRRRAGAGQRASPARPLVAAALAFGRVESSGARLADALTRIAARTRAQSHDEAIGAARRAGVLTAAPLGLCFLPAFLLLGVVPTILGSLPGALPN
- a CDS encoding TadE family type IV pilus minor pilin, with amino-acid sequence MTRIHLRQPKAAGPRLAPARRTRPRRPHDSGHATRPAKGHAPQSDSGQATAELALGLPTLSAVVLLALWLLAAAGAQARAQEAARIGARAAARGDDDGRAAAWARLAAPPGATVTISRQADEVTVTVQARLAATGSLLPPAHVTASAVAPVEPATAGGQVEPGGPGEAAPG
- a CDS encoding Rv3654c family TadE-like protein, producing the protein MSPAARWPARHGDDRGSATVLLLGWLMVLAMSAGILLAISAVSLARRQAATGADLAALAAASDRTGDPATACGRARVFAARNGAELVACRTTGDAVEVVTRVHPPPALRLLGPLAATSRAGPWIGVTSRAETGAGG
- a CDS encoding TadA family conjugal transfer-associated ATPase is translated as MTAPAHGVPAATIAGVRDRLVDGAHPPTQADVARALAEVAGPLPETHREVTRRVITAELFGAGPLDELLADPAVTDVLVNGPAEVWVDRGEGLERAAVWFADDDTVRRLATRLAASGGRRLDAAAPYADARLPDGTRLHAVLTPVAAGGTCLSLRRPRQVPIGLAEFVTGDVDGGGGGGAGRDGDALVDVLRALVDARLAIAVTGGTGSGKTTLLAALLGRVSAAERVVVVEDTAELTLERDNLVRLQGRPPNIEGAGAITQRDLVRQALRMRPDRLVVGEVRGPEVLDLLVAFNTGHEGGLTTIHGNAPGALPARMEALGALAGLTRPALHSLLAAAVQVTVHLRRDDAGRRVVAAVGVLRQDSDGLVRVRPALVATPPAPPEAPGGRMLPADGMPWLRDLLRDRGVGLPPPFGSRP
- a CDS encoding DUF4244 domain-containing protein, which codes for MPPLSALFLLPALLCGCALLAHGLAHRLDDPRPRSGGLARRNAAGRDAGMSTAEYAVGTVAAVAFAGVLYAVVSSSATQEMIMSVVRRALTLPF